A region from the Metarhizium brunneum chromosome 7, complete sequence genome encodes:
- the MFS2_4 gene encoding MFS siderochrome iron transporter 1 gives MPPRASVMDDDKRSASSCIVETGAMFFLPKIFARADDEPPASGAAFASPNDKNVADGNNATTVARTDSSRDDASVEAQAGVLEMEAISKVWSRNHIIIAYVFIWIIYFMDSMHSSMSFTLTAYVTSSFRQHGLTATTNVFANLIGGLFRLPLAKILDIWGRPQGFALVVLFLVIGLVMMAACQNVETYAAAQVFYWIGFNGIAYTLQVFIADTSELKNRAFFFALTTSPFLITTWASGPAASSFLTGAGWRWAFGTFCIVVPVVCSPILVLFLYNHFKAKKMGALPARQPSGRTPLQSIKHYAIQFDVVGLLLAAAGMALFLLPFNIYQFQAEQWGSPMIIAMLVVGVVLLVVFALYEKYVAPVQFIPYQLLVDRTVMGACVLGAIGFISFYIWNGFFSSFLQVVVGLTLTEATYVGRTYNMGSCFWALVVGVIIRWSGRFKWLAFYFGVPLMILGIALMIQFRQPGVDVGYVVMCQVFIAVAGGTLVICEQMAVMAAVSHQNVAVALAMLSMFTSIGGAIGSSVSGAIWNGIFPRKVAEYLPPDTKDQAALIVGNLSKQLEYPWGSPAREAIMAAYGDAQRVMLSSATAFVCLSIVAVAVWRDIKVKDFNKVKQTDA, from the exons ATGCCGCCTCGCGCGTCGGtgatggacgacgacaagcGCAGCGCCTCTTCTTGCATCGTCGAAACCGGCGCCATGTTCTTTCTGCCCAAGATCTTTGCTCgtgccgacgacgagcccCCCGCGTCCGGGGCGGCGTTTGCGTCCCCCAACGACAAGAATGTTGCCGACGGAAACAATGCGACGACCGTGGCGAGGACGGACTCAAGCCGCGATGATGCCTCTGTCGAAGCCCAGGCTGGTGttttggagatggaggccatCTCCAAAGTATGGAGCAGAAACCACATCATCATAGCATACGTCTT CATCTGGATCATCTACTTCATGGACTCGATGCACTCGAGCATGTCCTTCACGCTCACGGCCTACGTCACCAGCTCCTTTCGGCAGCACGGGCTCACGGCAACCACCAACGTCTTTGCAAACTTGATCGGAGGTCTCTTCCGGCtgccgctggccaagatCCTCGACATCTGGGGCCGGCCGCAGGGCTTCGCACTGgtcgtcttgttcttggtcATCGGCCTagtcatgatggccgcctGCCAAAACGTCGAGACGTATGCCGCCGCACAGGTCTTTTACTGGATCGGGTTCAACGGCATCGCGTACACGCTGCAGGTCTTCATTGCCGATACCTCGGAACTGAAGAACcgagccttcttcttcgccttgacGACGTCGCCGTTTCTCATCACAACGTGGGCAAGTGGCCCGGCGGCCAGCAGCTTCCTCACCGGCGCCGGCTGGAGATGGGCCTTTGGGACCTTTTGCATCGTCGTCCCCGTGGTGTGCTCCCCGATCCTCGTGCTCTTTCTGTACAACCatttcaaggccaagaagatgggTGCGCTGCCGGCGAGACAGCCTTCCGGAAGGACCCCCCTCCAGAGTATAAAGCACTACGCGATTCAGTTTGATGTTGttgggctgctgctggccgcGGCCGGCATGGCGCTGTTCCTGCTGCCCTTCAACATCTACCAGTTCCAGGCTGAGCAGTGGGGGTCCCCCATGATCATTGCCATGCTTGTTGTCGGCGTTgtccttctcgtcgtctttgcCCTCTACGAGAAGTACGTGGCGCCCGTGCAGTTCATCCCGTACCAGCTGCTGGTGGACAGGACCGTCATGGGCGCTTGCGTTTTGGGCGCGATTGGCTTCATCAGCTTTTACATCTGGaacggcttcttctcgtccttTCTCCAGGTGGTTGTCGGCCTGACGCTGACGGAAGCGACATATGTCGGGCGAACGTACAACATGGGAAGCTGCTTCTGGGCCCTGGTTGTCGGTGTCATTATTCGGTGGAGCGGCCGGTTTAAATGGCTGGCGTTTTACTTTGGCGTGCCGCTGATGATACTGGGAATTGCCCTCATGATTCAGTTCCGCCAGCCTGGCGTCGACGTTGGCTACGTCGTCATGTGCCAGGTCTTCATCGCCGTGGCGGGCGGCACTCTTGTCATTTGCGAGCAGATGGCCGTCATGGCTGCTGTCTCTCACCAGAACGTTGCGGTTGCGCTGGCAATGCTATCCATGTTTACTAGCATTGGGGGAGCCATCGGGTCCAGCGTTTCTGGAGCCATTTGGAATGGCATTTTCCCCCGTAAGGTGGCCGAATATCTGCCTCCGGATACTAAAGACCAGGCGGCCCTCATTGTTGGAAATTTGTCCAAGCAGCTGGAGTATCCGTGGGGGAGCCCGGCACGcgaggccatcatggctgcgTATGGAGATGCTCAGAGGGTTATGCTGAGTTCGGCAACTGCCTTTGTGTGCTTGAGTATAGTTGCTGTGGCGGTATGGCGCGATATCAAGGTCAAGGACTTCAACAAGGTGAAGCAAACCGATGCATAA
- the erg-3 gene encoding Delta(14)-sterol reductase produces the protein MAKSAPEKPKYEFGGPLGATAIVFGLPALLYAFFFTCNDMTGCPAPALLSPQTLSWEVLKSQVPWPENGLAGFASWKATGWMLAYYLLSLLLYRMLPATEVYGTKLRESGRPLKYRFNAFSSTVVQLAACAAGTYIYGADFAVWTFIDSNYLQLLTASIMLAYAISAFVYIKSFAVKPGNKHLRELARGGRTGSVIYDFYIGRELNPRVTLPFFGEIDLKAWLEMRPGLTGWALLDLAFVAKQYRNYGSLSNSILFITAVQMYYVLEGQYAETGLLGMMDITTDGLGFMLTFGDIAWVPFLYSTQCRYLSMHPVDLGAAGIAAIGAAFAIGLFIFRAANNQKALFRRSPDDPRVARMSYIQTKRGTRLLTSGWWGVARHINYFGDWLQASPFTLPTGIAGYVVLPAGSAVANAGAGGSAMADGREVTQGAARGWGMVYTYLYALYFAVLLVHRERRDDAACGDKYGADWDKYKKQVKWRIVPGVY, from the exons ATGGCTAAATCTGCGCCAGAAAAGCCAAAGTACGAGTTTGGCGGGCC ATTAGGTGCCACTGCCATCGTTTTTGGTCTGCCAGCTCTGCTGtatgccttcttcttcacttgCAATGACATGACTGGCTGTCCTGCACCCGCACTATTAAGCCCGCAAACGCTCTCATGGGAGGTGCTCAAATCCCAGGTTCCGTGGCCGGAAAATGGCCTCGCCGGCTTCGCAAGCTGGAAAGCAACCGGCTGGATGCTGGCCTACTATCTTCTCAGCCTGCTCCTCTACCGCATGCTCCCGGCCACCGAGGTATACGGCACCAAGTTGAGAGAGTCGGGTCGACCCCTGAAATATCGGTTCAACG CATTCTCATCTACGGTGGTGCAACTAGCCGCATGTGCCGCGGGGACCTACATTTACGGCGCAGACTTTGCCGTCTGGACTTTTATCGACAGCAACTACCTGCAGCTACTGACGGCCAGCATCATGCTTGCGTACGCCATCTCGGCTTTTGTGTACATTAAAAGCTTTGCCGTCAAGCCTGGCAACAAGCACCTGCGAGAACTAGCTCGAGGGGGGCGCACTGGAAGCGTCATCTACGACTTCTACATTGGTCGCGAACTGAACCCCCGCGTCACCCTCCCCTTCTTTGGCGAGATTGACTTAAAGGCGTGGCTTGAAATGCGGCCCGGCCTGACGGGATGGGCTCTTCTCGACCTTGCCTTTGTCGCGAAGCAGTACCGCAACTACGGATCCCTTTCCAACAGCATTCTGTTCATCACAGCGGTGCAGATGTACTATGTCCTTGAGGGGCAATATGCCGAGACGGGCCTGCTCGGGATGATGGACATTACCACGGATGGGCTGGGGTTCATGCTCACGTTTGGAGACATCGCCTGGGTGCCCTTCTTGTACTCGACGCAATGCCGGTACCTGTCCATGCACCCCGTCGACCTGGGCGCGGCGGGAATCGCAGCAATCGgcgccgcctttgccatTGGCCTGTTCATCTTCCGCGCGGCCAACAACCAAAAGGCCCTCTTTCGACGGTCCCCAGACGACCCGCGAGTGGCGCGCATGTCGTACATACAGACCAAGCGCGGCACTCGCCTTCTCACGTCTGGCTGGTGGGGTGTGGCGCGCCACATCAACTACTTTGGCGACTGGTTGCAAGCCTCTCCATTCACGCTGCCCACGGGCATCGCTGGCTACGTGGTGTTGCCTGCCGGCAGTGCCGTGGCCAACGCCGGCGCGGGAGGCTCTGCCATGGCGGACGGCCGAGAGGTGACGCAGGGGGCGGCGCGGGGATGGGGGATGGTGTATACGTACTTGTACGCGCTGTACTTTGCCGTCCTGCTTGTCCACCGCGAGCGCCGAGACGATGCGGCATGCGGCGACAAGTACGGCGCCGACTGGGACAAGTACAAGAAGCAGGTCAAGTGGCGGATCGTGCCGGGCGTGTACTGA